A region from the Altererythrobacter sp. H2 genome encodes:
- a CDS encoding N-succinylarginine dihydrolase: MGLSEINFDGIVGPSHNYAGLSLGNLASASHKGDPSYPRAAALQGLAKMRHNMGLGLAQGFLLPLPRPNGDLLARLAVDDTAERALLAAAWSASSMWTANAATVSPAPDTADGRCHLTPANLSTMLHRAQEWPDTRRQLAIAFADKRHFAVHDAVPGSLGDEGAANHMRLCESHDAPGVEVFVYGRQGGEFPARQHEQASRAVARLHGLDPMRTVFIEQNPAAIAAGAFHNDVVAVANGTVLFTHELAFADQQGAYETISKAFPGLEVVEVPASAVSLEDAIRSYLFNAQLLTLPSGEMALVVPEECHDNAAVWAWCEGMLAGNGPIRQVIPVDVRQSMANGGGPACLRLRVVADPATVDPRFLLSEGKAELIERVIAWSWPEQIDPSDIGNPALVRTVVAARNALLAALELQELG; this comes from the coding sequence ATGGGCTTAAGCGAGATCAACTTCGACGGCATCGTCGGCCCCAGCCACAACTATGCCGGGCTCAGCCTCGGCAACCTGGCCAGCGCCAGCCACAAGGGCGACCCGTCCTACCCGCGCGCGGCGGCGCTGCAGGGGCTGGCCAAAATGCGCCACAACATGGGACTCGGCCTGGCGCAGGGCTTTCTGCTGCCCCTGCCCCGCCCCAACGGCGACTTGCTCGCGCGGCTGGCAGTGGACGACACGGCAGAGCGCGCACTGCTCGCCGCCGCGTGGTCGGCCAGCAGCATGTGGACTGCTAATGCCGCCACCGTCAGCCCCGCGCCGGATACGGCCGACGGGCGCTGCCATCTGACCCCGGCGAACCTGTCCACCATGCTGCACCGCGCGCAGGAATGGCCCGACACCCGCCGTCAGCTCGCCATTGCCTTTGCCGACAAGCGCCATTTCGCGGTCCACGATGCAGTTCCCGGCAGTCTCGGCGATGAGGGCGCGGCCAACCACATGCGGCTGTGCGAAAGCCATGACGCCCCGGGGGTCGAAGTGTTCGTCTATGGCCGGCAGGGCGGCGAATTTCCCGCCCGCCAGCACGAGCAGGCCAGCCGTGCAGTCGCCCGCCTGCACGGGCTCGACCCGATGCGGACCGTGTTCATCGAGCAGAATCCGGCGGCCATTGCGGCCGGCGCCTTCCACAACGATGTGGTGGCCGTTGCCAACGGCACGGTGCTGTTCACCCACGAACTGGCCTTTGCCGACCAGCAGGGTGCCTATGAGACGATCAGCAAAGCCTTCCCGGGTCTGGAGGTAGTCGAAGTCCCCGCAAGCGCGGTGAGCCTGGAAGACGCGATCCGCAGCTACCTGTTCAACGCGCAACTGCTCACCCTGCCATCCGGCGAAATGGCGCTGGTGGTGCCGGAGGAATGCCACGACAACGCAGCCGTCTGGGCATGGTGCGAAGGGATGCTGGCAGGAAACGGCCCGATCCGGCAGGTAATCCCGGTCGACGTGCGCCAGTCGATGGCCAATGGCGGCGGCCCGGCCTGCCTGCGCCTGCGGGTGGTGGCCGATCCGGCAACAGTCGATCCGCGATTCCTCCTGAGCGAAGGCAAGGCCGAACTGATCGAGCGCGTCATCGCCTGGTCATGGCCGGAACAGATCGACCCGTCCGACATCGGGAACCCAGCCCTCGTCCGGACAGTTGTTGCTGCACGGAATGCGCTGCTGGCAGCGCTCGAATTGCAGGAACTGGGTTAA
- a CDS encoding peptidylprolyl isomerase codes for MTALTFGRILGAVASFGLVLGPVAAQAQQANNPLGIPDNVNILRQNDPNSRKPTAVVNGSVITGTDVDHRVALVAAASQAEIPPEEMARLRMQVLRNLIDETLQIQEAAAQEIEITQAEIDTRYADVASRSFNSDPKAMDAYLISIGSSPAALKRQIQGEIAWQRLLGRNVAPFINVSDEEVREVLKRLEETRGSDEYRVGEIFLSSTPETREAVGQNATRIVEQLRQGGSFVAYARQFSEATTAAVGGDLGWIRLAQLQSPQLEEVVREMQPGQLMGPVEIPGGYWIVYLIDRRKVLMADPRDAMLSLKQVAIAFPAGTSEAAATARIEAFGLAVQSIRGCGDVERAAQTVGAEVVTNNDIKVGQLPPQLQTSILAMQIGEATPLFGSLEDGVRTLVLCGRDDPQTQGGPDFDTMLAQMEDERINKRAQRYLRDLRNDAFIEYN; via the coding sequence GTGACAGCACTCACATTCGGCCGCATTCTCGGTGCCGTGGCATCCTTCGGGCTGGTTCTCGGCCCCGTCGCCGCGCAGGCCCAGCAGGCAAACAACCCGCTCGGCATCCCGGATAACGTCAACATCCTGCGCCAGAACGATCCCAACAGCCGCAAGCCGACCGCCGTGGTCAACGGATCGGTCATCACCGGCACTGACGTGGACCATCGGGTGGCGCTCGTCGCGGCTGCCTCGCAGGCAGAGATCCCGCCAGAGGAAATGGCTCGCCTGCGGATGCAGGTGCTGCGCAACCTGATCGATGAAACCCTGCAGATTCAGGAAGCCGCTGCGCAGGAAATCGAGATTACCCAGGCCGAAATCGATACCCGTTATGCCGATGTGGCCAGCCGCAGCTTCAATTCCGATCCCAAGGCAATGGACGCCTACCTGATCTCCATCGGGTCCAGCCCGGCCGCGCTCAAGCGCCAGATCCAGGGCGAAATCGCCTGGCAGCGCCTGCTCGGGCGCAACGTCGCACCGTTCATCAACGTATCCGACGAAGAGGTGCGCGAAGTGCTCAAGCGCCTTGAGGAAACCCGGGGCAGCGACGAATACCGTGTGGGTGAGATTTTCCTCTCCTCCACCCCCGAAACCCGTGAAGCGGTGGGGCAGAACGCCACCCGCATTGTGGAGCAACTGCGCCAGGGCGGCAGCTTTGTTGCCTATGCGCGCCAGTTCTCCGAAGCGACCACGGCTGCTGTCGGCGGCGATCTGGGCTGGATCCGGCTGGCACAGCTCCAGTCTCCCCAGCTTGAAGAGGTCGTGCGCGAAATGCAGCCGGGCCAGCTGATGGGTCCGGTGGAGATTCCCGGCGGATACTGGATCGTTTACCTGATCGACCGGCGCAAGGTGCTGATGGCTGATCCGCGTGACGCCATGCTCAGCCTGAAACAGGTCGCCATTGCCTTCCCGGCAGGCACCAGCGAAGCAGCCGCAACCGCCCGGATCGAGGCGTTCGGGCTGGCGGTCCAGTCGATTCGCGGTTGCGGTGACGTGGAGCGCGCAGCGCAGACAGTCGGGGCCGAGGTGGTCACCAACAACGACATCAAGGTCGGCCAGCTTCCGCCGCAGCTCCAGACCAGCATTCTGGCCATGCAGATCGGCGAGGCGACCCCGCTGTTCGGCTCGCTGGAGGACGGTGTCCGCACACTGGTGCTGTGCGGCCGCGATGACCCGCAGACACAGGGCGGGCCGGACTTCGATACGATGCTGGCGCAGATGGAAGACGAGCGCATCAACAAGCGTGCCCAGCGTTACCTGCGTGACCTGCGGAACGACGCGTTCATCGAATACAATTGA
- a CDS encoding arginine N-succinyltransferase, whose protein sequence is MTFRLRAAHSDDLEPLYEMAKLTGGGFTNLPPDRKALARKLERAAAAFERDDDQLGDDQFVLVLENTETGHVRGTCQLMCMVGQQWPFYSYRKTTLTQHSQELDRTVRAEMLSLVTDLEGSSEVGGLFLHPNERAGGLGLLLARSRYLFIAMHRARFADRVLAELRGIIDERGGSPFWDGVAGRFFGMNFQEADYFNAINGNQFIADLMPKHPVYIAMLNDSARDVIGVPHPNGRAAMRMLENENFAYEGYVDIFDGGPTMLARTDRVKSVAEAKRATIASTALERGEKALIATGRLATFRACYGARELAPDGTVAIDASTAELLGVSEGEEVWSVLR, encoded by the coding sequence TTGACCTTTCGCCTGCGCGCGGCGCATTCCGACGATCTCGAGCCGCTCTACGAAATGGCCAAGCTGACCGGGGGCGGCTTCACCAATCTGCCGCCTGACCGCAAGGCGCTGGCCCGCAAGCTGGAGCGTGCCGCTGCCGCTTTCGAACGCGACGATGACCAACTGGGCGATGACCAGTTTGTGCTGGTGCTGGAGAACACCGAAACCGGTCACGTACGCGGCACCTGCCAGCTGATGTGCATGGTAGGGCAGCAGTGGCCGTTCTACTCCTATCGCAAGACCACGCTGACCCAGCATTCGCAGGAACTGGATCGCACGGTGCGGGCGGAAATGCTCAGCCTCGTCACGGATCTCGAAGGATCGAGCGAAGTCGGCGGCCTGTTCCTCCACCCCAACGAGCGCGCCGGGGGCCTCGGCCTGCTGCTGGCGCGCAGCCGCTACCTGTTCATCGCCATGCACCGTGCGCGTTTTGCCGACCGGGTACTGGCAGAGCTGCGCGGGATCATCGACGAGCGCGGCGGTTCTCCCTTCTGGGACGGGGTGGCAGGCCGCTTCTTCGGGATGAACTTCCAGGAAGCGGACTATTTCAACGCCATCAACGGCAACCAGTTCATCGCCGACCTGATGCCCAAGCATCCGGTCTATATCGCCATGCTGAATGACAGCGCGCGCGATGTGATCGGCGTGCCCCACCCCAATGGTCGCGCGGCGATGCGGATGCTGGAGAACGAGAACTTCGCCTACGAAGGCTACGTCGACATCTTTGATGGCGGCCCGACCATGCTGGCCCGCACCGACCGGGTGAAAAGCGTAGCTGAGGCGAAGCGCGCGACGATTGCCTCAACCGCCCTGGAGCGCGGCGAGAAGGCGCTTATCGCAACCGGCCGCCTCGCCACCTTCCGCGCCTGTTACGGCGCGCGCGAGCTGGCGCCTGACGGCACGGTGGCGATCGACGCCAGCACCGCCGAGCTTCTGGGTGTCAGCGAAGGCGAAGAGGTGTGGAGCGTTCTGCGGTAG
- the rsmA gene encoding 16S rRNA (adenine(1518)-N(6)/adenine(1519)-N(6))-dimethyltransferase RsmA codes for MPDLPPLRDVIARHGLSASKALGQNFLFDAHLLDRIAAIPGDLAGQQVLEVGPGPGGLTRALLKAGATVTAIEMDRRCLPALDELGEAFPGKLRVIEGDAMKVAHRIEGPFHVVANLPYNVGTALLIGWLSGAVWPPQWASLTLMFQLEVAQRIVAAADSDAYGRLAVLAQWRSEARLAMKVHRSAFTPPPKVMSAVIHLTPTPMPEGVTPRTLERLTEAAFGQRRKMLRQSLKGMPGALDALRTVGIDETRRAETLSVQEFVAVARVLG; via the coding sequence ATGCCTGATCTCCCCCCCTTGCGGGACGTCATTGCCCGCCACGGCCTCTCCGCCAGCAAGGCGCTGGGGCAGAACTTCCTGTTCGACGCACACCTGCTTGACCGGATTGCCGCAATCCCCGGCGATCTGGCAGGGCAACAGGTGCTGGAGGTGGGCCCTGGCCCGGGCGGGCTGACCCGCGCGTTGCTGAAGGCCGGCGCCACGGTCACGGCGATCGAAATGGACCGCCGCTGCCTTCCGGCCCTGGACGAACTGGGCGAAGCCTTTCCCGGCAAGCTGCGGGTAATCGAAGGTGACGCCATGAAGGTCGCCCACCGTATTGAAGGGCCGTTCCACGTCGTCGCCAACCTGCCTTACAACGTCGGCACTGCGCTGCTGATCGGCTGGCTTTCAGGCGCGGTCTGGCCCCCGCAATGGGCCAGCCTGACGCTGATGTTCCAGCTGGAGGTGGCGCAGCGGATCGTCGCTGCGGCGGATAGCGATGCTTACGGGCGGCTGGCGGTGCTGGCACAGTGGCGCAGCGAGGCGCGGCTGGCGATGAAGGTCCACCGCAGCGCCTTCACCCCGCCCCCCAAGGTGATGAGCGCGGTGATCCACCTGACCCCCACCCCGATGCCGGAAGGCGTGACACCCCGCACCCTCGAACGCCTGACCGAGGCCGCCTTTGGCCAGCGCCGCAAGATGCTGCGCCAGAGCCTCAAAGGCATGCCGGGCGCGCTCGACGCGCTGCGGACGGTCGGCATCGACGAAACCCGCCGGGCGGAAACCCTTTCGGTGCAGGAGTTCGTCGCAGTCGCGCGCGTGCTGGGTTAA
- the pdxA gene encoding 4-hydroxythreonine-4-phosphate dehydrogenase PdxA: MQLNPLALSLGDPAGVGPELIVQAWQQRAAEQLPPFLVAGGQGVLADAARAQGAGVAIVPIDEPGDALGVFAEGIPVLGAAGTGWRPGVPDSDGAWLAWESLKWATALARDGKACAIVTAPVSKAALTAVGFSFPGQTEFLAHACGIPESQAVMMLAGPNLRTVPLTIHCALADVPRLLSEDLIVSRGRAVAAALTRDFGIAHPRIAVTGLNPHAGEGGVFGREEIDLIAPAIARLRSEGIDASGPHPADALFAPHKRNSFDVALCMYHDQALIPVKALDFDSGVNVTLGLPIIRTSPDHGTAFDIAGKGLAHPGALIAAIRMAGEMATRRADTRTVDA; encoded by the coding sequence ATACAATTGAACCCGCTCGCCCTATCGCTCGGTGATCCTGCCGGAGTTGGCCCCGAGCTGATCGTACAGGCATGGCAGCAACGGGCCGCGGAACAGCTGCCGCCCTTCCTGGTCGCTGGCGGGCAAGGTGTGCTCGCTGATGCCGCCCGGGCGCAGGGGGCGGGCGTGGCGATAGTCCCGATCGACGAACCGGGCGACGCGCTCGGGGTCTTTGCTGAAGGAATCCCGGTGCTTGGCGCCGCTGGCACAGGCTGGCGGCCCGGGGTGCCCGACAGCGACGGTGCCTGGCTGGCCTGGGAATCGCTCAAATGGGCCACCGCCCTTGCGCGCGATGGCAAGGCTTGCGCCATCGTCACGGCGCCGGTTTCCAAGGCGGCGCTGACAGCAGTGGGCTTCTCGTTCCCCGGCCAGACCGAGTTTCTCGCCCATGCCTGCGGTATCCCTGAAAGCCAGGCGGTGATGATGCTGGCCGGCCCCAACCTGCGGACCGTCCCGCTCACCATCCACTGTGCACTGGCCGATGTGCCCAGGCTCCTCAGCGAAGATCTGATCGTGAGCCGCGGGCGTGCCGTTGCTGCCGCTCTCACCCGCGATTTCGGGATCGCGCACCCCCGCATCGCTGTCACCGGCCTCAACCCCCATGCCGGCGAAGGCGGCGTTTTTGGGCGCGAAGAAATCGACCTGATCGCCCCCGCGATCGCGCGCCTCCGCAGCGAAGGGATCGATGCCAGCGGCCCTCATCCGGCTGACGCGCTGTTCGCCCCGCACAAACGGAACTCGTTCGATGTGGCCCTGTGCATGTACCACGACCAGGCGCTGATCCCGGTCAAGGCGCTCGATTTCGACAGCGGAGTCAACGTCACCCTGGGGCTCCCGATCATCCGCACCAGCCCGGATCATGGCACCGCATTCGACATCGCGGGCAAGGGCCTGGCGCATCCCGGCGCGCTGATTGCAGCAATCCGCATGGCGGGCGAAATGGCCACCCGGCGCGCCGATACCCGAACAGTCGATGCCTGA
- a CDS encoding malate synthase G, which translates to MTQYTTRAGLQVFPGLAALLEQQVLPALGQDAAAFWQGFAALLERFAPENRALLARREALQQQIDAWHIERRGKPVDPGEYRQFLESIGYLVPEPGEFIIGTENVDDEISTMAGPQLVVPILNARFLLNAANARWGSLYDALYGTDALDAPPARPGGYDEQRGAAVIARARAFLDQALPLAGGTSWAELAGPDSIELADPAQYLGETEKGRLFKNNGLHVEVVFDPASPIGSGDPAGIADVLCESALTTICDCEDSVAAVDGEDKTLAYRNWLGLMRGDLEESFDKGGRTLTRRLEDDKRYTAPDGSEHTLPGRSLLFVRNVGHLMTNPAILLGDGSEVPEGIMDAVFTSAIGALDVRGHGRWTNSRHGSIYIVKPKQHGPEECRFTNDLFNAVEDLLELPRYTVKVGVMDEERRTSANLAACIHAVKDRIVFINTGFLDRTGDEIHTSMQAGPMIRKGAMKTSGWLAAYEKRNVAIGLKHGLSGRAQIGKGMWAAPDLMGQMMVEKIGHLKAGANTAWVPSPTAATLHALHYHQCDVFEVQQGLGEIPPLDDLLAIPLADGTNWSEEEVREELDNNAQGLLGYVVRWIDAGVGCSKVPDINDVGLMEDRATLRISSQHMANWLLHGVATREQVMDSLRRMAAKVDAQNAGDPAYVPLVGNEDGAAFRAACDLVFNGVEQPSGYTEPLLHQWRLAKKAAGG; encoded by the coding sequence ATGACCCAGTACACCACCCGCGCCGGATTGCAGGTTTTTCCCGGCCTTGCCGCCCTGCTCGAACAGCAGGTACTGCCGGCGCTCGGCCAGGATGCGGCGGCGTTCTGGCAGGGGTTTGCGGCCTTGCTTGAGCGGTTCGCGCCGGAGAACCGCGCGTTGCTGGCCAGGCGCGAGGCACTGCAACAGCAGATTGACGCCTGGCATATCGAGCGGCGCGGCAAACCGGTTGATCCAGGCGAATATCGTCAGTTCCTCGAATCGATCGGCTACCTTGTGCCGGAGCCGGGCGAATTCATCATCGGAACCGAAAACGTCGATGACGAAATCAGCACGATGGCGGGGCCGCAGTTGGTGGTGCCGATCCTCAATGCGCGCTTCCTCCTGAACGCCGCGAACGCGCGCTGGGGCAGCCTGTACGATGCGCTCTATGGCACCGACGCGCTCGACGCGCCGCCGGCGCGGCCCGGCGGCTATGACGAGCAGCGCGGCGCGGCGGTGATCGCGCGGGCGCGGGCATTCCTCGACCAGGCCCTGCCGCTGGCGGGCGGGACGAGCTGGGCGGAGCTTGCGGGGCCGGACTCAATCGAGCTGGCGGACCCCGCGCAGTATCTCGGCGAAACAGAGAAGGGCCGTCTTTTCAAGAATAACGGCCTGCATGTTGAGGTGGTTTTCGATCCCGCCAGCCCGATTGGCAGTGGCGATCCGGCGGGTATTGCCGACGTCCTCTGCGAATCGGCCCTGACCACGATCTGCGACTGTGAGGATTCGGTCGCAGCGGTCGATGGTGAGGACAAGACGCTCGCCTACCGCAACTGGCTGGGCCTGATGCGGGGCGACCTGGAAGAGAGCTTCGACAAGGGCGGGCGCACCCTGACCCGGCGGCTGGAGGACGACAAGCGCTACACCGCGCCCGACGGAAGCGAGCATACCCTGCCCGGGCGCAGCCTGCTGTTCGTGCGCAATGTCGGCCACCTTATGACCAACCCGGCGATCCTGCTCGGCGATGGCAGCGAAGTGCCCGAAGGCATCATGGACGCAGTCTTCACCAGCGCAATCGGCGCGCTCGATGTGCGCGGGCATGGCCGGTGGACAAACAGCCGCCATGGCAGCATCTACATCGTCAAGCCGAAGCAGCACGGGCCGGAAGAATGCCGCTTTACCAATGACCTGTTCAACGCGGTTGAGGATTTGCTCGAACTGCCCCGCTACACGGTCAAGGTTGGCGTGATGGACGAGGAGCGCCGCACCAGCGCCAACCTTGCCGCCTGCATCCATGCGGTGAAGGACCGGATCGTGTTCATCAACACCGGCTTCCTTGACCGCACTGGCGACGAGATCCACACCTCGATGCAGGCCGGGCCGATGATCCGCAAAGGCGCGATGAAGACCAGCGGCTGGCTCGCCGCCTACGAAAAGCGCAATGTTGCCATCGGGTTGAAGCACGGTCTTTCCGGCCGCGCGCAGATCGGCAAGGGTATGTGGGCCGCGCCTGATCTGATGGGGCAGATGATGGTTGAGAAGATCGGCCATCTGAAAGCCGGGGCCAACACCGCCTGGGTGCCGAGCCCGACGGCCGCCACGCTCCACGCGCTGCATTACCACCAGTGCGACGTGTTCGAAGTTCAGCAGGGGCTGGGCGAAATCCCGCCGCTGGATGATCTGCTTGCCATTCCGCTGGCTGACGGGACCAACTGGTCGGAAGAGGAAGTGCGCGAGGAACTGGACAACAACGCGCAAGGCCTGCTCGGCTATGTGGTGCGCTGGATCGATGCCGGGGTGGGCTGCTCCAAGGTGCCGGACATCAACGATGTCGGCCTGATGGAGGACCGCGCCACCTTGCGGATTTCCAGCCAGCACATGGCCAACTGGCTGCTCCATGGCGTCGCCACCCGCGAACAGGTGATGGACAGCTTGCGCCGCATGGCCGCCAAGGTTGACGCGCAGAATGCGGGCGATCCGGCCTATGTCCCGCTGGTCGGCAACGAGGACGGCGCGGCTTTCCGCGCCGCCTGCGATCTGGTGTTCAACGGCGTCGAGCAGCCGAGCGGCTATACCGAGCCGCTGCTCCATCAATGGCGTCTGGCGAAGAAGGCGGCTGGCGGCTAA
- a CDS encoding Rap1a/Tai family immunity protein — translation MKKAVIACLLASLVSVPVAAQQAQQAQQAQQSPQGQARQGQQGVASSGGFLVARGLYTSCVALEAGEQLACRSYLMGIADAMAMHVDNRWGPPVLCNAATLDVSQLGSIYADYMRRNPDKADWTAASTAYNALTERYPCQRG, via the coding sequence ATGAAGAAAGCCGTAATTGCCTGCCTGCTCGCTAGCCTCGTCAGCGTGCCGGTGGCAGCCCAGCAAGCCCAGCAAGCCCAGCAAGCCCAGCAATCCCCGCAGGGGCAAGCCCGGCAGGGCCAACAAGGCGTCGCCTCGAGTGGTGGTTTCCTGGTGGCGCGCGGTCTCTACACCTCGTGCGTGGCTCTGGAAGCTGGTGAGCAGCTGGCCTGTCGCAGTTATCTGATGGGCATTGCCGATGCCATGGCGATGCACGTGGACAACCGCTGGGGTCCGCCAGTGCTGTGCAACGCGGCGACCCTTGACGTCAGCCAGCTCGGCTCGATCTACGCCGACTACATGCGCCGCAACCCGGACAAGGCCGACTGGACCGCCGCCTCAACCGCCTACAATGCCCTGACCGAACGCTATCCCTGCCAGCGGGGTTAA
- a CDS encoding hydrolase codes for MKPDTDPAALAASVDQPAMLAQVQAWSAVNTGTANLGGLATFSAMLAEAFGALPGELEYIDPAPVTSVNGAGQEVEQGFGRHIVLRVRPEAERRLLLTGHMDTVFPSDHPFQQQRWIDEETLNGPGLADMKGGIAVILHALTAFEQSPQAHRLGYDVLLNSDEETGSLSSAPLIERLARGKYAALTYEPSALPDGTLAHARGGSGNYSLIITGRSAHAGRNPQDGRNAIVAAAALTLGLKRLESTDCPVNPARIDGGAANNVVPDHAVLRFNIRPKSPAAAEAFEAGLAALIGEVQQAHEVHIHRHGGVTRPPKPVDRRAQKLFDLVRNCGAQLGQTIGWQPSGGVCDGNNIAACGIPVVDTMGVRGGAIHSPDEYLIVPSLAERAALSALVLQSLALGDPL; via the coding sequence ATGAAACCGGATACCGACCCCGCCGCTCTTGCCGCATCCGTCGACCAGCCAGCCATGCTGGCGCAGGTGCAGGCGTGGAGCGCGGTCAACACCGGCACCGCCAATCTTGGCGGTCTGGCAACTTTCTCCGCCATGCTGGCCGAAGCCTTCGGCGCGCTGCCGGGGGAGCTTGAATACATCGATCCTGCCCCGGTCACCTCGGTCAATGGGGCCGGGCAGGAAGTGGAACAGGGATTCGGGCGCCACATCGTGCTGCGGGTCCGCCCCGAAGCAGAGCGCCGCCTGCTGCTGACCGGGCACATGGACACCGTGTTCCCCTCCGATCACCCCTTCCAGCAGCAGCGCTGGATTGACGAGGAGACCCTCAACGGCCCGGGCCTGGCCGACATGAAGGGCGGGATCGCGGTGATCCTCCACGCGCTCACAGCGTTCGAGCAGAGCCCGCAGGCGCACCGGCTGGGCTACGACGTGCTGCTCAATTCGGACGAGGAAACCGGCAGCCTCTCCTCCGCCCCGCTGATCGAGCGGCTGGCGCGGGGCAAGTATGCCGCGCTCACCTACGAACCCTCTGCCCTGCCAGACGGCACGCTGGCCCATGCCCGGGGCGGGAGCGGCAACTATTCGTTGATCATCACCGGCCGCTCTGCCCACGCGGGGCGCAACCCGCAGGACGGGCGCAACGCCATTGTCGCCGCCGCCGCGCTGACGCTGGGCCTCAAGCGTCTGGAAAGCACCGACTGCCCGGTCAACCCCGCCCGGATCGACGGTGGCGCGGCCAACAACGTGGTGCCCGATCATGCGGTTCTACGCTTCAACATCCGCCCGAAAAGCCCGGCTGCCGCCGAAGCGTTCGAGGCCGGGCTCGCCGCGCTGATCGGCGAAGTCCAGCAGGCGCACGAGGTCCACATCCACCGCCACGGCGGCGTCACCCGCCCGCCCAAGCCGGTCGACCGGCGCGCTCAGAAGCTGTTCGACCTGGTCCGGAATTGCGGCGCGCAGCTGGGCCAGACGATCGGCTGGCAGCCCAGCGGGGGCGTGTGCGACGGCAACAACATCGCCGCCTGCGGCATCCCCGTGGTCGACACCATGGGCGTGCGCGGCGGCGCGATCCATTCACCCGACGAGTACCTGATCGTGCCGTCGCTGGCCGAGCGCGCCGCCTTGAGCGCGCTTGTGCTCCAATCGCTTGCCCTGGGGGACCCGCTTTGA